In Polyodon spathula isolate WHYD16114869_AA chromosome 55, ASM1765450v1, whole genome shotgun sequence, a single genomic region encodes these proteins:
- the LOC121307370 gene encoding FH1/FH2 domain-containing protein 3-like: MKQGSTCWPCTKGGESYASGCSSPSYKASLDESWDVLLKSTPHLRLNTLDFSDLWEDEDPGLDSNEDGDVASEVFASPVGWANPTAPPPPPLPPPPPPPCPMTAAKDSGATPTKGRTLRLYWNELCDLPTLPKVSRFGKQTIWATLEPVNVDTNQLQHLFESKSGGLAAFKCKASTGQKQLNVLELKRSNIINITLSSLPPPHIIREAVVNMDQSVLDREDLQKLVSLIPTEEELLLIKEAQKKNPSLPLGSAEQSLLTLGSVQHLSARLELWAFMLDYENLEREIAEPLFNLKLAMQQLVSNKTFRCILATVLAIGNFLNGCKAKGFELGYLEKLPEVRDTVSRQPLLHHTCTILVESFPETTDLHSEIPALTKSARVDFSQLHSNLEQLEARCKASGEHLKVIGRREGGGRLKSQLGAFVKDSTQRVSILRAVYRRVINRFHSFLLFLGYPRSAVKEMSAGRFCKTVSDFALEYRTSRAHILQRKERHREREGCNGSVSASPSTPHGGDPTLQQHQNMKEVLSTPEISRRLDLSLPRPRHKNRESTGTGPGKLKTQ, from the exons ATGAAACAAGGATCTACGTGCTGGCCTTGCACAAAGGGTGGGGAGTCTTACGCATCAGGGTGTTCAAGCCCCTCCTACAAGGCGAGCCTCGATGAATCCTGGGACGTCCTTCTGAAAAGCACCCCCCATCTCAGATTAAACACCCTGGACTTCTCTGACCTTTGGGAAGACGAAGATCCAGGACTGGACAGCAATGAGGACGGGGACGTGGCCTCAGAAGTGTTTGCATCACCGGTGGGTTGGGCTAACCCTACGGCCCCGCCTCCTCCACCacttccccctccccctccccctccctgccCAATGACAGCTGCCAAGGACTCTGGAGCCACACCCACAAAAGGGCGGACGCTACGCTTGTACTGGAATGAACTGTGTGACTTGCCCACGCTCCCCAAAGTGAGCCGTTTCGGCAAACAGACCATCTGGGCCACGCTGGAACCAGTTAACGTTGACACCAACCAACTGCAGCATCTCTTTGAGTCCAAATCAGGAGGGCTGGCAGCCTTTAAG TGTAAAGCCTCTACTGGGCAGAAGCAGCTGAACGTGCTGGAATTGAAAAGGAGCAACATTATCAACATCACCCTGAGCAGCCTGCCTCCTCCTCACATCATTAGAGAGGCCGTTGTCAATATGGACCAGAGTGTGTTGGACAGAGAGGATCTGCAG AAGCTGGTGTCTCTCATCCCCACTGAGGAGGAGCTGCTGCTAATCAAAGAGGCCCAGAAGAAGAACCCCTCCCTGCCGCTGGGCTCAGCCGAGCAGAGTCTCCTCACCCTGGGCTCTGTGCAGCACCTTAGTGCCAGGCTTGAGCTGTGGGCCTTCATGCTGGACTACGAGAATCTGGAGAGA GAAATTGCCGAGCCGCTGTTTAATTTGAAGCTGGCCATGCAGCAGCTGGTTAGCAACAAGACATTCCGCTGTATCCTAGCAACAGTGCTGGCCATTGGAAACTTCCTTAATGGTTGCAAA GCAAAGGGGTTTGAGCTGGGTTACCTGGAGAAGCTGCCCGAAGTGAGAGACACTGTATCCCGGCAGCCGCTGCTCCATCACACCTGCACCATCCTGGTAGAGAGCTTCCCGGAGACCACAGACCTGCACTCAGAGATACCAGCCCTCACCAAGTCTGCCAGG GTGGATTTCTCTCAGCTGCATTCAAACCTGGAGCAGCTGGAGGCCCGCTGCAAAGCGTCGGGGGAACATCTGAAGGTGATTGGCCGACGGGAGGGCGGGGGCAGGCTGAAGAGCCAATTAGGTGCCTTCGTCAAAGACTCGACTCAGCGCGTGAGCATCCTGAGGGCAGTCTACCGAAGAGTCATCAACAG GTTCCACTCGTTCCTGCTCTTCCTGGGGTACCCCCGCTCTGCGGTCAAGGAGATGAGCGCTGGGCGCTTCTGTAAGACTGTCAGTGACTTCGCTCTGGAGTACAGGACATCCAGAGCTCACATCCTGCAACGCAAAGAGAGGCACAGGGAGAGAGAG GGTTGCAATGGGAGTGTGAGTGCGAGCCCCTCTACTCCTCACGGGGGGGACCCCACACTGCAACAGCACCAGAACATGAAGGAGGTCCTCAGCACTCCCGAAATAAGCCGGCGCCTCGACCTGTCCCTGCCCCGCCCCCGGCACAAGAACAGGGAGAGCACAGGGACCGGCCCAGGCAAGCTGAAAACGCAGTGA